GGCCGGGCGGCGGCTCGTCCCCTGGCTCCTTTGGGCGGCGCTGGTCGTGGCGCTCGCCGGGCCCCGCGCCGTGCTGCCGGCCCCTGCCCTGCCCGCCTCGGGTCGGGACATCCTGCTCACCCTCGACCTCTCCGGCAGCATGGATCGGCGCGATTTCCTGCTCGACGGCCGGCAGGTCCGGCGGCTCGACGCCGTCAAGGCGGTGGCGGCGGACTTCGTCCGCGGCCGCGGCGGCGACCGGGTCGGCCTGGTGATCTTCGCCGAACAGGCCTACGTGGCGGCGCCGCCGACCCACGACCTCGCCGCGGTGGTGCGGGCCATCGAGGGGGCTGAGATCGGCATCGCGGGCCGGTCGACGGCGATCAGTGACGGGCTGGGCCTGGCGCTGAAGCGGCTGGAGCCGTCGACGGCGGCGTCGCGGGTCGTCATCCTCATGAGCGACGGCGTCAACAACGCCGGCACCGTCAAGCCCATGGAGGCGGCCGGGCTGGCGCGCGAACTCGGCATCCGGGTCCACACCATCGCGCTCGGGCCCCGCGATCTCGGCGAGGGCGACGGCGACCCGGACGTGGTCGATGCCGGCACGCTCCGGCAGGTGGCCGAGGCGAGCGGCGGGGAGGCGTTCCGGGTGAAGACGACCCAGGACCTGAAGGCCGTCGGCGCCGCCATCGACCGTCTGGAGACGAGCCGCACGGCCGCCCCCGTCGCCGAGGTGCACCGCGACCTCTGGCCCTGGCCGGCCGGCCTCGCCCTGGCGCTCGCGCTCCTCCTGATGATCGACCGGAGGCGGGCATGATCGAGGCCGCCGGCTTCGCCCTGCTCCGCCCGTGGTTCCTGCTGGCGATCCCCGCCGTGATCGCGGTCGCGGCCCTGTTCGGCCGGCGCGGCCTCGGGCTCGCCGGTTGGGAGACGGCGATCGACGGCCCGCTCCGGGCGGCGCTGGAGCGCATGGGCCGGGTCGTGCCAGGCTCCGGGCGGGCCGACCGCGCGCTCGCCGCGACCGCGGTGCTCCTCGCCCTGGCGCTCGCCGGCCCGGCCGTGGAACGAACGGACGACGGCACCTTCCGCAACCTCGACGGCGTCGTGCTCGCCCTCGACCTGTCGCGGTCGGTGGCGACCGGCGGGCGTCTCCCGGAGGCGCTGACCGCGGCCCGGATCGTGGCGGAGCAGGCGGGATCGCGGCCGGTGGCGCTGGTGGTCTTCGCCGGCGACGCCTACGTGGCCTCGAGCTTCACCACCGACGCGGAGTCGCTCGGCACGACCATCGCGGTGCTGGACGGCGAGACCGTGCCGGATCCGGGAAGCCGGCCGGAGCGGGCCCTCGCGCTCGCCCGCCGGACCCTCGAGGAGGCGGACGTGATCGCCGGCGACGTGGTTCTGGTCGGCGACGGCGGCGGGCTCGGGGCGGCGGCGTTGCGCGAGGCCGAGGCGATCGCGGCCCGTGGCGGCCGGGTGCACGCGCTCGCCGTGCCGGGCAGCCCGGTGGCGGCCAGCGGCGGCGCCGAGCCCTCGGTGGGACGGGGACTCCTGGAGGCGCTGGCGCGCGCCGGCGGCGGCGCGTCGGGGGACATCGCCGACCCGCGGCCGGTCGCCGACGCGGTCGGAGGGCGGCGGGCGAGCCGGCTCGCCGAGACCGGCTTCGCCGTGCTGATCTGGCGGGACTACGGGCGCCTGCTGCTCGTCCTCGCGCTCGTGCCCGCGCTGATGCTGTTCCGGAGGCGCGCATGAGGGCGGCGCTCGTGCTTCTGGCGGCGGTCGCCGCCGCCGGCACGGCCGTCGCGCTCGGCGGACCGGAGCCGTTCGGCCGTCTCGCGCTGGCGGCCGGATGGGGCGACGGGGCCGCCCGCCTGCTGGAGGACCCCGTCTGGCGCGGCACGGCCCTCTACCGGGCAGGGCGCTACGGCGAGGCCGTCGAGGCCTTCCGGGCCGCCGGGCCGCAGGCCGCCTTCGCCCGCGGCAACGCCCTGGCGCGGTCCGGCGCCTACAAGGAGGCCGTGGTGGCCTACGACCAGGCCCTGGCGGTCCGGCCCTCGGACGAGGATGCGCGGGTGAACCGGGCGATCGTGCAGGCGCTCGTCGAGGCAGAGGCGCTCGCGCCGAGCGGCGGGGGCAGCGCCGCCAACGCTTCGGCGTCGCGGGAGAAGAAGTCGACCGGGGCCGACCCGAATTCCGGCCAGGAGGGCGAGGAATCGACCGGCGACGGCATGGCGGGCGACCGGGAGACCGGCACCGCCTCGACGGCGCCCGGCGGCTCCAAGGCGGCGCGCAAGGGGGCGGCCGAGCAGGCCACCACCGAATCCGGCGAGGGGCAGGCGCGCGGGTCGGCGACCGACAGCGAGGGCGCGGGGCGCTCCGGCGGCGCGGCGGCGCTCGCCAAGGCCTTCGAGCAGGCCGCGATCCGGCAGGCGCTGGTCAACAAGCCCTTCGACAACAAGTCCATCGTGGCGAGCCGGCAGTGGTTGGCGACGCTGCCCGACGATCCGGGACGGTTCCTGAAGCTCAGGTTGCAGGTTGAGCGGGAGCAGCGGGCCGAGAAGGGCCTCGCCGTGCCGCCGGGGGGCGATCCATGGTGAGGCTGGGCGGCGGGATTCCGATGCTGGCCTGCCTGGTCGCCGCGCTCGTCGCCGCGCCGCCGCGGGCGGGCGCCGAGGAGGTCGACCCGGACGACGCGGGAATCGAGGCCGCCTTCGAGGTCGTGTCCGGCCCGCCCTACGAGCAGGAGATGGTGCTCCTGAAACTGCGCGGGCACTATGCCGTGCCGATCACGCTGGAAGTCTTGGACCAGCCGGCGCTCGCCGACTTCGGCTGGATGCAACTCGGTCGGGATCGCTGGTTCTCCACCACCGTGAGCGGCCGGCAGATGCGGGGATACGAGCGCACCATGGCGCTCTTCCCCAAGAAGGCGGGGCGCCTGACGGTCGAGCCGTTCCAGCACCGGCTGACCATCATGGGCCGGGACGGCGTGCGCTTCCAGCACACGGCCTCCACGCAGGCCGTCTCCATCGATGTGGCGCCCAAGCCCGCCGCCCAGGGCTGGTGGCTGCCGGCCCGGTCGATCAAGGTCAGCGACCAGTGGGACCGGCCGCCGGACCGGCTACCGCCGGGCGAGACGGCCCTGCGCACCGTGATGCTGGAGGCCGAGGGCGTCAGCGCCGAGCTCCTGCCCCCGGTTCCGACCCTCCGCTCGCCGGGCGTGGTCGCCTTCCCGGAGCCCGAGGAGCGGGTGATGCGGCTCACCCCGCAGGGTCCGGTGTCCACCGTCCGCTGGCGCTGGCGCGTGCGCTCGATGACCACGGAGCCGGCCGTCCTGCAGCCGGTCCGCATCCCCTGGTTCGATACGGGCGCCCGTCAGGCCCGCGTCCTCGAACTCGCCCCGGCGCGCATCGCCCCGGCCATCGCCGCCGCGGAGGCGGGACCGCAGGAGCCCGGACCGATGGTCCGCGCCGCGGTGCCCCTCGGGCTGGCGCTCGGCTTCGCGGGCGGGGCGGCGCTGCTCCTGCCGGGACTGCGGTTCCGGTCGCGCCGCGAACTGGCGGGCCGGCTGGCGCGATGGCTGCCGGATCCGGACGCCCTGGCGCTCCGGATCGCCGCGTGGCGGGGCGACGCGCCGCGGTTCCGCCAGGCGGCCCGCCGCTACCTCGCCCTGCGCGGGGTGACGCCGGCCGGCGACGCGGCCGCGGGGCTGGCGGCGCTCGACCGCATGCTCTTCGGCCGCGCCGGCGGCGGCGTGGTACCTCTGAGGCCGATCGCCCGGGCGGTGCTACGGGCGGGCCGGGGCCGGCACCGGCAAGATGCGGGCGGGGCGCGGGGACCGGCGTGACCGCGCGGGCCGTCCGGGCGGGGCTCCTCTATTTCGCAGCCGCCTTCGCGGCCGGCTGGATGCTCGGGCCCCTGCGCGAACTCCTGATCGTGCCGCGCTGGGGTCGGCCGATCGGCCTGCTCGCGGACGCGCCACTCATCCTCGGGGCCTCGTTCCTCGCCGCGCGCGCCCTTCTCGCCCGCCGTGCGCCGCCGTTCGGCCGGGGCGAACGGGCCGCCATGGGCCTCGTCGCCCTCGCCGCGCTGCTGGCGGGGGAGGACGCGGTGACGCGCGCCTTGGAGGGCACGTCGATCTTCGCCAAGTGGACGGGCGGCGGCCTGGCGGAGGGGCTTGCGGGCTTTGGGCTGCCGCTCGTCTTCGCGGTCCTGCCGCTGGTCGTCGGCCGCCGCTGAAGGGGACGGTCAGGCCACCGCGCGGTGGCGCGGCAGGCGGAACACGAAGCCGACCCCGCCGAGGGTGATCCGGTCCCCGTTGCGGATCTCGGCCCGCTCCTTCTCGACGCCGTTCACCTGCATGGGATTCGGCTCGGAGCGGTCCGCGGTGAGGTTGCGGATCTCCCAGCGTCCCGGTGCCGCCTCGCGGATCCGGGCGTGGTGGCGGGACACGCGCACGTCCTTGATGCTCACGTCGTCGCCGGAATGGCGGCCGATCACCACCTCGCTCTTGCCCAGCGCGCGGACCTCGCCGTCCTCGAGCACCAGGCAGGGGACGAGCACCTCGGGCCCCTCGGCCTCCGGGACCGGCTCGGCGGCGCGGGCCTCGGCGGTCTGGGTCGCGGCCTCGCCGAAGACGCGCACGCAGAGACGGGCGAGCGGGGCGGTGATCACGGTGGAGATCAGCGCCACGAGCACGAGCGCCGAGAAGGTGAGCTCGCCGACGATACCGCGCTGGTACAGGACCGTGACGACCACGATTTCCATCAGCCCCTTGCACTGCATCAGGACGCCGAGGGTCAGCGAGAAGGCGGGGCTCTGGCCGCTCAGGATGGACGGCACGGTGATGCCCGCGACCTTGCCGCCGATGCAGACCACGAAGGCGATCGCCACGACCGCCCAGATGGTCGGGTCCCCGAAGTCGAACGTGGTCTTGAGGCCGGTCGACAGGAAGAAGAAGGGGAGCAGCAGGAGGCTCACCGGCACGTCGAAGCGATGCTCGGAAAGCTCGCGCAGCTTCTCCGGCAGCAGCAGGCCGCAGATGAAGGCGCCGACCACCGCATGCAGGCCCGTCGCCTCGGTGATCACCGCGGAGGCGAAGAGGCTGAGGATCACGAGCGACATCAGGAAGCGTTCGGGTGCCTCCTGGGCGATCATGCGCTCGAGCAGGGGGGCGACCACCCGGGCCATCGACGCGATGGTGACGAGGCCCCCGCCGATCGCCAGCGCCAGGGCGGCCCAGTAGCCGCCGCCGGCCGCGAAGGGCAGGAGCACGCCGATCGAGCCCCACAGGACCATGTCGTCGAGGCCCCCGATGGCGAGCGCGATGGTGCCGATCGGCTTCTCGATGAAGCCGAGCTCGCGCAGGATGACGACGAGGACCGGCAGGGCGGTGACCGACATCGCCAGGCCGAACGCGACGGCGTAGAGGGTCGGGTCGGCGCCGGGGCCGATGAGGCGCGCGGCGGTCTCCGGCCCGAACCCGTGCGTGACCATGATCCAGGCCGTGAGCCCGCCGAGGATCCAGGGCGCCGCGATGCCCGTCAGGCCGATGCGCAGGACCATGCCGGCGGCACCGCGGATGATGGTGCGGTCGGCCTCGCAGCCGGCCAGGAAGACGAAGAGCACGACGGCGACGTTCGCCAGGGTGTCGACCCCGGCGAGCACCTCCTTGCGGAACAGTAACTCGAAGGCGGCGGGAAAGAGGGCGCCGCAGATGGAGGGGCCGAGGATGACCCCGGCGAAGATCTGGACGATCGGCAGCGGCAGCAGGCGGCCGAGCCGCAGGAAGCGCCACATGAAGAGCGGCAGGCCGACGACCACGACGATCTGCAGGAGAAGAACGACCTTCGTGCTGATATGAAGCATGCCGGCACCGCGTTCGAAATCCCCCCACGATAACAGCCGCATCCGGGGCGGCAAGCGAGGGTCCGGGGGATTGCGGATTGGCCGGGCCGGACCGGCCGGGGCATGGTGCCGCGCCGGGCGCACCCCGAGCCCCTGTGACGCGAAAAGGACGACGATGACCGAGCAGCCGGATCCCGCCCCCTCCCTTTACGACCGCCTCGGCGGCGAGGCGGCCGTCCGGCGGTTCACGCGGCGCTTCTACGAGCTGATGGAAATGCTGCCGGAGGCGGCCGCGTGCCGGGCCGTCCATCCGCCGTCGCTCGCGGGCAGCGAGGAGAAGCTCTTCTGGTACCTGACCGGCTGGCTCGGCGGGCCGCCGCTCTTCGTGGAGCGGCGCGGCGCGCCCATGCTGCGGCGCCGCCACTTCGTCGCCGCGATCGGGGCCGAGGAGCGGGACGGCTGGCTCGCCTGCTTCCGGCAGGCCTGGGCGGAGACCATGCCGGACGGCGAAGTCGCCGCCCTGGTGCTGCCGCAGGTCGAGGCGCTCGCCGGGCACATGGTCAACCGGGCCTGAAAACCGCCTCCCTGTGAGCCGGCTTGGCGAAAAAGGCTTTCTCTGCCGCGCCGTGGCGATCTAGTCTCCGGATCGTCACAACATCATGGGGCAGGTCCGTCGAACGGACCGCCGGGAGGCAGGACATGAACATCGCCGAAAGACTCTCTCGCGCTCTCCTTCTCGCGCTGCCGTTGGGCCTGGTCCAGGTCGGGGCCGCCTCGGCCGAGACGATCACGGTCTACACCTCCTACGAGGAGGACGAGATCGCGGCCTTCCTGAAGGTCGCCAAGGCGGACATGCCCGACCTCGACGTCAAGGTCCTGCGCCTGTCGACCGGCGATCTCGCAGCGCGCATCCTGGCCGAGGCGGCCAATCCGCAGCACGACGTGGTGTGGGGCTGGGCCGTCACCAACATGGTCGACCCGCGCATCCTGGCGCTGCTCGAGCCCTACAAGCCGAAGGCCATCGAGACCGTGAAGGAGCAGTTCCGCGACCCCGCCGGGAAGTGGTTCGCGGTGACGGGCTACATGGCGGCCTTCTGCGTCAACAACGACCGGCTGAAGCAGAAGAACCTGCCCATGCCGAAGTCCTGGGCGGACCTGACGAACCCGGTCTACAAGGGCGAGGTCGTGATGCCGAACCCGGCCTCGTCGGGCACCGGCTACCTGCAGATCGCCTCGATCCTGCAGATGAAGGGCGAGGAGGCCGGCTGGAAGTACCTGAAGGACCTCGACGCCAACATCGCGCAATACATCAAGTCGGGCTCGAAGCCCTGCAACTCGGCCTCCGCGGGCGAATTCGCGATCGGCGCCTCCTTCGCGCTCAGGGCCATCAAGAACGTCGCCGAGGGCTATCCGATCACCATGGTGATCCCCTCGGAGGGTGCCGGCAACGAGCTCGAGGCCAACGCGTTGGTGGCCGGGTCGAAGAAGAAGGACGCCGCCAAGCGCTTCCTCGACTGGACGCTGAGCCCGAACGCCGTCAAGGAATACTACAACTGGAAGGAGATCGTGACGATCCCGGGCGGCGCCATGCCCGAGAAGTTCGTCAAGGCCGGCATGCCGGCGGACATCGCCTCGGTGATGTGGAAGATGGACTTCGCGGCATCGGCCGCCAACCGCCAGGCGATCCTGGCGAAGTGGCAGAAGGAGCTGGAGCGCTGACCGGCTCCGGCCGGGGCTCTTCCCCCCGGCGCCTTCCGTCCGCCGCTGCGGCACCACCGTGCCGCAGCCTCCTCCCCGGACCCGGGCCGGCCGCGCCCGGACCGGGCGGGTCCGCCTGATCCCGCCCACGGGGCCTTCGATCGTCTGCTGCGAGACCGCTCCATGGACCTGGCCATCCGCGACGTCGTGAAGACCTTCGGGCCCGTGCAGGCGTTGAGGGGCGTGTCGCTCGACATCCCGGCGGGCGACTTCTTCTGCTTCCTGGGGCCCTCGGGCTGCGGGAAGACGACGCTCTTGCGCGTGATCGCCGGGCTCGAGGCGGCGGATTCCGGGTCCGTCGTCCTCGGCGGCCGCGACCTGTCGGCCGTGCCGGCGCGGCTGCGCGACTTCGGGATGGTGTTCCAGTCCTACTCGCTCTTCCCCAACATGACGGCCGCCCGCAACGTCGGCTACGGCCTGGAATGCCGCGGCCGACCCAAGGCCGAGATCGCCGACCGCGCGACGGCCATGCTGAAGCTGGTGCACCTGTCCGACCAGGCCCACAAGCTGCCGAGCCAGCTCTCGGGCGGGCAGCAGCAGCGTGTGGCGCTGGCCCGGGCGCTCGCCATCGACCCGGCGCTGCTCCTCCTCGACGAGCCGCTCTCCGCTCTCGACGCCAAGGTCCGCGAGGACCTGCGCGGCGAGATCCGGGCCCTGCAGCGCCGGCTCGGCATCACCACCATCATGGTCACCCACGACCAGGAGGAGGCGCTCACCATGGCCGACACGGTCGTGGTCATGCGCGACGGCGGCATCGAGCAGATCGGCACGCCGACCGAGCTCTACGCCCGTCCCGCGACCGCCTTCGTGGCCGGCTTCATCGGCCGCATGAACCTGATCGAGACCGAGCGGCGGCCGGACGGCCGCGCCGTCTTCGCGGGCGTGCCGCTCGCGGTCGCGGGCGCGGGCGCATCCCGGCTGATCGGCATCCGGCCGGAGGAGATCGAACTCGCGACCGGCGAGGCTCCCGGCGAGAACCGGCTGTCCGGGACCGTCACGGAGACCATCTTCCTCGGCAACATCGTCCGCCACATGGTGCAGCCCGAGGGGCCGGGCCCTGCCCCGGCCCTCATGATCGAGCGTCAGGTCGGCCCCGAGATCCTGCCCGTCGGCGCCAAGGTCGGCCTGCGGCTGCCGGCCGAGCATCTGCGGGTGCTCGGGTGAGCGCCGTCGAGGCTCCCTTGAACGCGAAGCCGGCGGCCGCACCAGCCCGGACGGATTTCGACAAGCCGGTGATCTGGCTCCTGACGCTCGCCGTCGCGGTGCCCCTGGTGATCTTCTTCCTCTACCCCGTCGTCCAGATCCTCGGCCGGTCCCTGTCGACGCCGACCGGCTGGGGCCTCGACAACTTCTCGGCCGCCTTCGGGACCCGCCGCTTCGCGAACCTGCTCTGGAACACGCTGGTGATGGCCGGGATCTCGGTCTCCGCCACCGTGGTGCTCGCCTTCGGCTACGCCTATGCGCTACAGCGCACGGCGGTGCCGCTGAAGCCGGTGTTCCGCATCGTCGCGCTGCTGCCGCTCTTCGCGCCATCCCTGGTCCAGGGCCAGGGCCTCCTGCTGCTCCTCGGCCGCAACGGGCTGGTCAATCGGCAGTTCGGGCTCGGCTTCGACATCTACGGCATGGTCGGCGTCATCGTCGCCAACGTGCTCTACGCCTTCCCGTATGCCTTCCTGATCCTCTCCGCGGCCCTCGCGGTCGCCGACCAGCGGCTCTACGAGAGCGCCCGCACGCTCGGGGCCTCCGGCTTCAGGATGTTCCGCGACATCACGCTGCCGGGCGCGAAGTTCGGGATCGTGGCCGCGGTCTTCGTCTGCACGACGCTCATCGTGACGGACTTCGGCAACCCCATGGTCATCGGCGGCGACTTCAACGTCCTCGCCACCGAGGTCTACAACCAGGTGATCGGTCAGGCGCAGTTCGAGCGCGGCGCCGTCATCGGGATCGTCCTCCTGGTCCCGGCCGCGATCCTGAAATTCGCGGAGAAATGGCTGACGCGCCGCCAGTTCGCGCTCGTCACCGCCCATTCCAAGCCGCTCGTCGTGGAGCCGAGCCTCGGGCGCGACCTCGCCTTCACGGCCTACGCGGTGCTGGTCGCCTCGGCCTTCGTGGCCGTCATCGGCATCGTGTTCTGGGCGAGCTTCGTGACGCTCTGGCCCTACAACATGGCGCTGACCTGGAAGCACTACGAGTTCGACGTGCAGAACGGCACCGAGCCGATCTGGAACTCGATCATGGTCAGCCTCTTCGCCGCGATGGCGGGGGTGGTGGCGACCTCCCTCGCCGCCATCGTGCTGCACAAGTTCCGCACGCCGCTGACCCCCGTGCTGGCGCTCCTGGCCGTGCTGCCCGCCGCCGTGCCCGGCATGGTGCTCGGGCTCGGCTACATCCTGGTCTTCAACGACCCTTCGACCCCGCTCAACGCGCTCTACGGCACCTTCGCGATCATCGTCATCCTGAACGTCTACTACAATCACGCCCAGGGCTTCCTGGTGGTCTCGACCAGCATCAAGCAAATCGCCTCGTCCTTCGACGAGGCGGCGACGACGCTCGGGGCGGGCGTGCTGAAGACCTTGCGCAGCGTGACGATCCCGCTCCTCTGGCCGACCATGCTGGGCGTCGCGGTCTTCTACTTCATGCGCAGCATGGTCTCCCTGTCGGCCGTCATCTTCCTCATCACGCCCTCGACGCAGGTGGCCGCCGTGTCGGTCCTCCAGCTTTCCGACCGGGGCGCCTACAATCAGGCGGCCGCCTTCTCGGTCTGCATCATGGCCGTGGTGGTCGTGGCGCTCCTGTCGGTCCGCGCGGTGCTGCATCTCGCCGGGGTGCGCAACGTCGCGCTGATCCGCTGACGGCCGGCCCCCGCCGTCCGTCGTCCGGCCGGGCCGGTTGACCGCGCCGCCGCGGCATCCGATACCCGGCGCGACGCACCTGACCGCGAGCCCGGATCGACGCCCATGACCGACACCATCGCCTTCTCGCCCACCGTCCGCGGCGCGATCCGGGACGGCGTGCTGCTCGTCACCATCGACAACCCGCCCGTCAATGCGAGCGGCGCGGAGGTCAGGGCCGGGCTCCTGGCGGCGGCGCGGCATGCGGCCGGAGAGGCCGCCTTGAGGGCGGTGGTGATCCGGGGAGCGGGCTCCGCCTTCGTGGGCGGCGCCGACATCCGGGAATTCGGCAAGCCGGCCGCCGAGCCCGCCCTGCCCCTGGTGCTCGCCGCGCTCGAGGACCTGGAGAAGCCGGTGGTGGCGGCCGTGAACGGGGTCGCGCTCGGGGGCGGATGCGAGATCGCGCTGGCCTGCCACCTGCGGCTGGCGGTGCCCGGCGCCAGGTTCGGCCTGCCGGAGGTGAAGCTCGGCATCATCCCGGGCGCGGGCGGCACGCAGCGCCTGCCGCGGCTCGTCGGCATCCCGACCGCGGTGGAGATGATCGCCACCGGGCGCATCCTCGGCGCCGCCGAGGCGGCGGCGCTCGGGATCGCGGACCGGTTGGTCGAAGGAGACCTCGAGGCGGAGGCGATCCGCGCGGCGCTCGACCTGGTGGGGCGGCCGCCGCGCCGGACCGGCAGCCTGCCGGTGCCCCCGGCGGCCGAGGACGCCGTCGAGGCTGCGGCCGCCAAGGCCCTGGCGCGCTCGCGCGGACAGGCGGCGCCGGCCGAGGCCGTCCGGGTCGTGCGGCTCGCCGGGACGCTGCCGCTCGCCGACGGGATGGCGGAGGAGCGGGCGACCTTCGTCCGCCTTCGCGACAGCGCCGAGGCGGCGGCGCTCCGGCACGTCTTCTTCGCCGAGCGGGCCGCCGCGAAGGTGAGCGGCCTGGAAGGGGTTTCGCCGCGCAAGGTCGAGACAATCGGGGTGGTCGGCACCGGGCTGATGGGCTCGGGCATCGCGGTGGCGGCGCTCGACGCTGGCTACCGGGTGATCGGGGTCGAGCAGACCGCGGAGGCCGCGGCGCGCGGGCGCGAGCGGATCGACGGCCTCCTGGCCCGCGCCGTGAAGTCCGGCCGCCTCGACGAGGCCGGGCGCGCGGACCGGCTCGCGCGGCTGGACGTCACCGCGGAGGCCGGCGCGCTCGCCGCGGCGGACCTCGTCGTGGAGGCGGTCTTCGACGACCTGGCGGTCAAGACGGAGCTCTTCGTCCGGCTCGACGGCATCGTCCGGCCGGACTGCATCCTGGCGACGAACACGAGCTACCTGGACCCGGACACGATCGCGGCGGCGACGGCGCACCCGGAGCGGGTG
The Prosthecomicrobium sp. N25 genome window above contains:
- a CDS encoding VWA domain-containing protein, with protein sequence MTGFATPLALLLLPLPLLAARLLPPARGASAALVVPETVAAGFAEARGSGLAAAGRRLVPWLLWAALVVALAGPRAVLPAPALPASGRDILLTLDLSGSMDRRDFLLDGRQVRRLDAVKAVAADFVRGRGGDRVGLVIFAEQAYVAAPPTHDLAAVVRAIEGAEIGIAGRSTAISDGLGLALKRLEPSTAASRVVILMSDGVNNAGTVKPMEAAGLARELGIRVHTIALGPRDLGEGDGDPDVVDAGTLRQVAEASGGEAFRVKTTQDLKAVGAAIDRLETSRTAAPVAEVHRDLWPWPAGLALALALLLMIDRRRA
- a CDS encoding cation:proton antiporter domain-containing protein; protein product: MLHISTKVVLLLQIVVVVGLPLFMWRFLRLGRLLPLPIVQIFAGVILGPSICGALFPAAFELLFRKEVLAGVDTLANVAVVLFVFLAGCEADRTIIRGAAGMVLRIGLTGIAAPWILGGLTAWIMVTHGFGPETAARLIGPGADPTLYAVAFGLAMSVTALPVLVVILRELGFIEKPIGTIALAIGGLDDMVLWGSIGVLLPFAAGGGYWAALALAIGGGLVTIASMARVVAPLLERMIAQEAPERFLMSLVILSLFASAVITEATGLHAVVGAFICGLLLPEKLRELSEHRFDVPVSLLLLPFFFLSTGLKTTFDFGDPTIWAVVAIAFVVCIGGKVAGITVPSILSGQSPAFSLTLGVLMQCKGLMEIVVVTVLYQRGIVGELTFSALVLVALISTVITAPLARLCVRVFGEAATQTAEARAAEPVPEAEGPEVLVPCLVLEDGEVRALGKSEVVIGRHSGDDVSIKDVRVSRHHARIREAAPGRWEIRNLTADRSEPNPMQVNGVEKERAEIRNGDRITLGGVGFVFRLPRHRAVA
- a CDS encoding 3-hydroxyacyl-CoA dehydrogenase NAD-binding domain-containing protein; translated protein: MTDTIAFSPTVRGAIRDGVLLVTIDNPPVNASGAEVRAGLLAAARHAAGEAALRAVVIRGAGSAFVGGADIREFGKPAAEPALPLVLAALEDLEKPVVAAVNGVALGGGCEIALACHLRLAVPGARFGLPEVKLGIIPGAGGTQRLPRLVGIPTAVEMIATGRILGAAEAAALGIADRLVEGDLEAEAIRAALDLVGRPPRRTGSLPVPPAAEDAVEAAAAKALARSRGQAAPAEAVRVVRLAGTLPLADGMAEERATFVRLRDSAEAAALRHVFFAERAAAKVSGLEGVSPRKVETIGVVGTGLMGSGIAVAALDAGYRVIGVEQTAEAAARGRERIDGLLARAVKSGRLDEAGRADRLARLDVTAEAGALAAADLVVEAVFDDLAVKTELFVRLDGIVRPDCILATNTSYLDPDTIAAATAHPERVVGLHFFSPANVMRLVEVVRCARTAPDVLATGLAVARRLGKLPIVCGVCEGFIGNRVFSAYRRQAEFLVEDGASPQAVDAALEAWGFAMGPFAVFDMAGLEIAWAKRKRAAATRDPRARYVAIPDRLCEAGRFGQKTGRGWYSYRDGKREVDPETEALIAAARAEKGIVPRSFTADEIVATLLAAMANEGARLLEEGIAVRASDIDLVMINGYGFPAHKGGPMFQADRTGLPVLLARLEAMAAADGPGSEPSRLLRERATRGDGFMDGNG
- a CDS encoding VWA domain-containing protein; its protein translation is MIEAAGFALLRPWFLLAIPAVIAVAALFGRRGLGLAGWETAIDGPLRAALERMGRVVPGSGRADRALAATAVLLALALAGPAVERTDDGTFRNLDGVVLALDLSRSVATGGRLPEALTAARIVAEQAGSRPVALVVFAGDAYVASSFTTDAESLGTTIAVLDGETVPDPGSRPERALALARRTLEEADVIAGDVVLVGDGGGLGAAALREAEAIAARGGRVHALAVPGSPVAASGGAEPSVGRGLLEALARAGGGASGDIADPRPVADAVGGRRASRLAETGFAVLIWRDYGRLLLVLALVPALMLFRRRA
- a CDS encoding ABC transporter ATP-binding protein; translated protein: MDLAIRDVVKTFGPVQALRGVSLDIPAGDFFCFLGPSGCGKTTLLRVIAGLEAADSGSVVLGGRDLSAVPARLRDFGMVFQSYSLFPNMTAARNVGYGLECRGRPKAEIADRATAMLKLVHLSDQAHKLPSQLSGGQQQRVALARALAIDPALLLLDEPLSALDAKVREDLRGEIRALQRRLGITTIMVTHDQEEALTMADTVVVMRDGGIEQIGTPTELYARPATAFVAGFIGRMNLIETERRPDGRAVFAGVPLAVAGAGASRLIGIRPEEIELATGEAPGENRLSGTVTETIFLGNIVRHMVQPEGPGPAPALMIERQVGPEILPVGAKVGLRLPAEHLRVLG
- a CDS encoding tetratricopeptide repeat protein; this translates as MRAALVLLAAVAAAGTAVALGGPEPFGRLALAAGWGDGAARLLEDPVWRGTALYRAGRYGEAVEAFRAAGPQAAFARGNALARSGAYKEAVVAYDQALAVRPSDEDARVNRAIVQALVEAEALAPSGGGSAANASASREKKSTGADPNSGQEGEESTGDGMAGDRETGTASTAPGGSKAARKGAAEQATTESGEGQARGSATDSEGAGRSGGAAALAKAFEQAAIRQALVNKPFDNKSIVASRQWLATLPDDPGRFLKLRLQVEREQRAEKGLAVPPGGDPW
- a CDS encoding ABC transporter substrate-binding protein, which gives rise to MNIAERLSRALLLALPLGLVQVGAASAETITVYTSYEEDEIAAFLKVAKADMPDLDVKVLRLSTGDLAARILAEAANPQHDVVWGWAVTNMVDPRILALLEPYKPKAIETVKEQFRDPAGKWFAVTGYMAAFCVNNDRLKQKNLPMPKSWADLTNPVYKGEVVMPNPASSGTGYLQIASILQMKGEEAGWKYLKDLDANIAQYIKSGSKPCNSASAGEFAIGASFALRAIKNVAEGYPITMVIPSEGAGNELEANALVAGSKKKDAAKRFLDWTLSPNAVKEYYNWKEIVTIPGGAMPEKFVKAGMPADIASVMWKMDFAASAANRQAILAKWQKELER
- a CDS encoding ABC transporter permease subunit, with the protein product MNAKPAAAPARTDFDKPVIWLLTLAVAVPLVIFFLYPVVQILGRSLSTPTGWGLDNFSAAFGTRRFANLLWNTLVMAGISVSATVVLAFGYAYALQRTAVPLKPVFRIVALLPLFAPSLVQGQGLLLLLGRNGLVNRQFGLGFDIYGMVGVIVANVLYAFPYAFLILSAALAVADQRLYESARTLGASGFRMFRDITLPGAKFGIVAAVFVCTTLIVTDFGNPMVIGGDFNVLATEVYNQVIGQAQFERGAVIGIVLLVPAAILKFAEKWLTRRQFALVTAHSKPLVVEPSLGRDLAFTAYAVLVASAFVAVIGIVFWASFVTLWPYNMALTWKHYEFDVQNGTEPIWNSIMVSLFAAMAGVVATSLAAIVLHKFRTPLTPVLALLAVLPAAVPGMVLGLGYILVFNDPSTPLNALYGTFAIIVILNVYYNHAQGFLVVSTSIKQIASSFDEAATTLGAGVLKTLRSVTIPLLWPTMLGVAVFYFMRSMVSLSAVIFLITPSTQVAAVSVLQLSDRGAYNQAAAFSVCIMAVVVVALLSVRAVLHLAGVRNVALIR
- a CDS encoding group II truncated hemoglobin yields the protein MTEQPDPAPSLYDRLGGEAAVRRFTRRFYELMEMLPEAAACRAVHPPSLAGSEEKLFWYLTGWLGGPPLFVERRGAPMLRRRHFVAAIGAEERDGWLACFRQAWAETMPDGEVAALVLPQVEALAGHMVNRA